In Haemophilus parainfluenzae, the sequence TCATACATATAGCCTTTTGCTTTGCTATTTGGTGTTTGAATAACAACATCATGATTGCCTTTCATTAAGGCTTGAGTTTGATCAAACTGCATAAAGGCACGATTCGGATTCACATCTTGCGTTAAATCGAAGCCAATCATCGGATAATTACCACTTACACCCGCAATAGAAAGTAAGGTCGTTGGCATATCAATTTGACTCACTAAACGACTGTCTCGACGTGGCTCAACATGATCACCTAAAATTAACGCAGGAATATGGAAATGCTTAATTGGCACTAAGCTTGCCCCTGCTGCACGAGAATCATGGTCGGCAATCACCAAGAACACGGTATCTTTCCAATAATTAGATTGTTTCGCTAATTCGAAGAAATAACCAATCGCATAATCCGCATATTTTGCGCTGTTATTACGGGTTGCTTTTGGTTGTTCGTAAAGCTCAATTTTACCATCTGGGAACTCGAAAGGATCGTGATTGCTCGAACTAAACACTAAGCTAAAGAATGGTTTTCCTTCATTCTGTAATTGGGTAAAGGTTTCGTTCGCTTTATCAAATAAATCCTCATCACTCACGCCCCAAGTCGCAGTAAATTTAGGATTTTGGTAATCTTTTTGATCGATAATGGTTTGGAAACCATTGCCATAGAAGAAGCTGGCCATATTATCAAAGTGTTTTTCACCTCCATAAATAAAGGAAGTGTTGTAACCTTGTTTGGCAAGTAAATCGGCTATGGTAAAGAAACCACTTTGACTGTTATTCAATTTCACCACTGCCCGTGCTGGAGTGGGTGTAAAGCCCGCTGTGGTGGCTTCAATACCACGAACAGAACGCGTTCCTGTAGCATAGAGATTTTCAAATAACCAGCCTTCTTTGGCTAACTTATCAAATTCAGGTGAAAGTGGTTTTCCGCCTAACGTACCCACAAATTGCGCCCCAAAACTTTCTTCCAAAATAATGACGATATTTTTCGGTTTACCTTGGTAAGTGGCTTGGTTTTTCGTTAATGTTGGAATCTTCTCTGAAATATAATCACTTTCAGGACGGCCACGGCTGGCTTTGACAATACGCAACATTTCATCAGTATCCATTTTGCCGTACACTGCGGAAGAAGAACCTTCATCTTTAAATTGCTGTGCCGCATAAAGGACAGAATAGCCAGAGTTCAACACAAGCGAATTCACTAAACCATCGGAAGAAAAAGCCACCATTGCAGGGTTAACACCTCGGTGTTGAAAACTCGAACGCGCACCTAAAAAAGCAACGGCAATCACAAGCAATGCTATAACAGGGCGTAATTTCCAGCTCATTGGGCGTAAATTTTTGACCGCATAACCAGAGAGTTTCCAATAACAGAAGAAAGCCGTAACGGTGAAAATAAGGCTAAAAATGACCGCAGTTAAATGGCCTTCCATCAACATTGAAAAGACTTCTTTCGGATAAATTAAATATTCAATAAAGAGTCGGTTTGGACGGAAGTCATAGGTTTCGATAAATGCAGGCGTAGCCAATTCCATAAATAGAATAAACACACTACCTAAGGTCAGCCAAATACGTAAAATCATTTTCCAAATTCGGCTATGATGAAATAGCACCGTAAATAATGCAGGCACACCAAATAAATAGCATAAGGCTACGATATCCATACGCAAGCCTTGCAAAAATAATTGCCCCCATCCCTCTACCGCAGAAACACGGTCTGCCTGCCAAATCGCAAGCCCAAGACGAGATAAAGTGAAAATAATCAGATTAATGATGACGAAGAGGAAAATCGGATATAAAGGAGAACGTGTTTGTTTCATTTTGACACTCATAAGTCCTAAGGGAATCACTACCCTTTGATTAATTTAAAGCACGTTAACGTGCCATTCCTTTCATAGACAGATAAAAAAACACAAAGTGCGGTTAAAACATCATCATTTTTGACCGCACTTTGAGAAAGTAAAATTATGCTGCAACTAATGCTTTTAATTGTTTTTCATAAGCTGCCCAGTCTGTAATTGGACGCGTTGCAACGCCTGTTTCCATCGCTTTTTTCGCTACTGCAGAAGAGACAGTAAACAATAAGCGAGGATCAAACGGAGTTGGAATCACATAATCAGGACCAAAGGATAACGCACCATAACTTGCAATAATTTCTAACGGCACCGGTTCTTTCGCCAAACCTGCAATCGCATGAGAAGCCGCTAATTTCATTTCTTCATTAATCTCTGTTGCACCTACGTCTAATGCTCCACGGAATAAGAATGGGAAACAAAGTACATTATTTACTTGGTTTGGAAAATCTGAACGACCTGTACAAACAATCGCATCTGGACGAACAGCCTTGGCTTCATCAGGCGTGATTTCAGGTGTTGGGTTTGCCAATGCCAAGATTAATGGATTCTCCGCCATGGTTTTCACCATTTCAGGTTTTAACGCACCTGCTTTAGAACAACCTAAGAAAACATCTGCACCGTTAACCGCATCGGCTAATGTACGCCAGCCGTTATCTTCAATCGCGTAGAATTCTTTGGTTTCATCCATGTTATCGCCACGACCTTTAAAAATCACGCCTTTAGAGTCACACATGGTGATGTTTTCTTTTTTGAAGCCTAATGCACGAAGTAAATTAGTACACGCAATGGCTGAAGCACCGGCTCCATTTACCACTAAACGTACATCTGCGATATTTTTACCAATAATTTCTAAACCGTTTAATGCTGCCGCACCGACGATAATGGCTGTACCGTGTTGGTCATCATGGAATACTGGAATTCCCATACGTTCACGCAACGCTTTTTCAATGTGGAAACATTCCGGTGCTTTGATATCTTCAAGGTTAATGCCACCAAACGTTGGTTCTAATGAAGCAATAATATCGATTAATTTATCGGGATCATGCTCATTGATTTCAATATCGAATACATTGATACCGGCAAATTTTTTGAACAATACCCCTTTCCCTTCCATAACAGGTTTTGAGGCAAGTGCACCAATATTTCCTAAACCTAATACAGCTGTACCATTTGAAATCACGGCAACTAAGTTAGCACGAGCGGTATAACGGCTTGCTGCTGAAGGATCTTTTTCAATTTCTAAACAAGGCTCTGCAACACCAGGGGAATAAGCAAGGGCTAAATCATGTTGGGTTTCTAATGATTTGGTTGGGGTGACCGCAATTTTTCCAGGAATTGGGAATTCATGAAAATCTAATGCAGCTTGGCGCAATTGTTCGCTCATATAAAAATACTCCATTTTCACTTAGGCTAAATAAAATTTGCGCCATTATACTCTCTTTTAAATAGAATTTTGTGACATATCGCAAAAATTTTACAAAATTATTACAAAAATATGAGTGAAATCGACCGCACCTTTGTCTTTTCTTCACATTCAGAAGCAAAAACGTTACTATATCGCAAAAAATATACAGGATATAAATAATGAGTTTGTTTTCTAAATTTAGAAGCGCCATCAATAAATTACAACGGAAAGCGATTAATCAAACCTATCAAAAACGTTTAACCAATCAAGGCATGTCGGTGATTTCTGCCAACTGTGTCGGCGCGTTTATTTTGCACGATCTAAATCAGCCTTTTAACTCCCCATTTGTTAATCTCTATTTAGATCCGAGCGATTTTGTTCGCTATCTACAGAATATCGAATTCTATCAAGCACAACCTCTTCAATTTATACAAACAGAAAAACCATATCCCGTTGGCTTATTAGATGATCTTAAAGTGCACTTTATGCATTACCATTCTGAACAAGAAGCCAAAGAGAAATGGGAAGCGCGCTCACAGCGTTTAGATTTCGATAATTTATTTATTATGATGACGGATAAAGATGGCGGAAAAGGCGCAAAATATGAGGCTTTACAAGCCTTTGATAACTTGCCTTACCCAAACAAAGTGGTCTTTACCCACAAGCCTTATCCAGAGTTAAAATCCGCTTTCTACATTAAAGGCTTTGAAAACGAAAACGAAGTGGGTGATTTATTTACCTTTTCCGGTTGGAATGGCGAAAAATATTACGACCAGTTTGATTATGTCAGCTGGTTCAATCAAAAATAAGAGTTTACGATGCGACTAGATAAATTTATTGCCGAGAATACCGGTTTAACCCGTTCACAAGCCACCAAGGTCATTCGCCAAAGTGCGGTCAAAATTAACGGTGAAATTGTGAAAAATGGTGCGACCAAAGTCAGTCAAGAAGATGAAATTTATTTTGAAGATGAATTATTGACTTGGGTGGAAGAAGGTCAATATTTTATGTTGCATAAGCCTCAGGGCTACGTTTGCTCTCATGATGACGGTGACTATCCAACTATTTATCAATTCTTTGAACAGCCTCTTTCTGGCAAATTACACAGCGCAGGACGATTAGATGTGGATACAACAGGGCTCGTGCTATTAACGGATGATGGGCAATGGTCACATCGTATTACCTCACCAAAGCATCAATGTGAGAAAACCTATTTAGTCACTTTAGCTGACCCGGTTGAGAACCATTATGCCTCAGCCTGTGAAGAAGGCATTCTATTACGTGGCGAAAAAGAACCAACTAAGCCAGCAAAACTTGATGTGTTAGATGATTACAACGTGAATCTGACTATCTCAGAAGGCCGCTATCACCAGGTGAAACGAATGTTTGCCGCGCTGGGTAATAAAGTCGTAGCACTCCATCGTTGGAGAATCGGTAACGTTGAATTAGATGAAAGCTTAGAAGAAGGCGAATTTCGTCCACTTACTCAGGAAGAAATCGACAATTTAGTGAAATAATATGAGCCAAAATATTAAACCTACCTTTATTTTTATCGCCACGCTCGGCATCCTCTCAATGCTACCTCCTTTGGGCGTAGATATGTATATTCCGTCCTTTTTAAATATTGCCGAAGACTTAAATATCAACTCCGAGCAAGTACAGCATACGCTAACATTCTTCGCTTATGGTATGGCCGCGGGGCAATTATTCTGGGGGCCCTTTGGCGATAGTTTTGGTCGCAAACCAATTATTTTATTAGGTGTGATTATTGGTGCCATCACTGCCATTATTTTAACGGGTATTCATTCTATTGGCAGTTTCACTGCGCTGCGTTTCGTTCAAGGTTTCTTTGGAGCTGCGCCTGTTGTGCTTTCTGGGGCTTTATTACGAGATTTATTTAGCAAAGATCAACTGTCTCGAATCATGTCCACCATCACGCTTGTCTTTATGATCGCACCACTTGTTGCGCCCATAATTGGTGGGTATATTGTGAAATATTTCCACTGGCATATGATTTTTTATGTGATTGGCATCATGGGATTTCTTGCAGCATTGCTTGTCTTTTTCATTATTCCCGAGACCCATAAAAAAGAAAATCGTATTCCCCTGCGCCTGAATATCATTGCCCGTAACTTCATGACACTTTCTAAACAAAAAGAAGTGTTAGGTTATATGGCGGCGGCTTCTTTTGGTTTTGGTGGCTTATTTGCTTTCGTCACAGCTGGTTCGATTGTTTATATCGGTATTTATGGCATTCCAGTCGATCAATTTGGCTATTTCTTTATGATCAATATCGCGATTATGACCGCTGCTTCTTATCTAAATGGGAAATTTGTATTGAAGCTAGGTGCTGAAACCATGTTACAAATTGGTATTGCCGTACAATTTATTTCAGGAATCTGGCTATTTTTAACCGCACTTTTTGATTTTGGTTTTTGGTCAATGGCAATTGGTGTGGCCTTTTTTGTAGGTCAAAACCCATTAATCTCATCCAATGCTACCGCCTCTATTCTAGAAAAATTCCCAACTATGGCGGGTACCGCAAATTCATTAATGGGAAGTGTACGTTTTGGTGTCGGCGCAGTGATGGGCTCCTTGGTAGCGAGCTTTAAAATGGAAACCGCTGCACCAATGCTCTATACAATGACAGCTTGCGTGGTTATTTCAGCTCTTTCTTATTACTTCCTTACTTATCGAAATGAACGATAAAGTGCGGTCAATTTTCAGATCAATTTAAAACAATAAAGGCGGGATATCCCGCCTTTATTGTGCCTATCAAAATTTATTTCCAAATTCGATGATCTAATACTCGTTTTTTAATTTCAGGATAGAGGCCAATTTTAAATTCAGGCTCTTTTCCTTCTTTTAATTGACGTTGATAGTCTTTCATTAACTTCCACACAATCGGGGAAAGTAAAACGATCGCGACTAAGTTAATGATTGCCATCACAGCCATCACCGTATCCGCAAAATTCCACACGACATTGCCTGATTTTACT encodes:
- a CDS encoding LTA synthase family protein, encoding MKQTRSPLYPIFLFVIINLIIFTLSRLGLAIWQADRVSAVEGWGQLFLQGLRMDIVALCYLFGVPALFTVLFHHSRIWKMILRIWLTLGSVFILFMELATPAFIETYDFRPNRLFIEYLIYPKEVFSMLMEGHLTAVIFSLIFTVTAFFCYWKLSGYAVKNLRPMSWKLRPVIALLVIAVAFLGARSSFQHRGVNPAMVAFSSDGLVNSLVLNSGYSVLYAAQQFKDEGSSSAVYGKMDTDEMLRIVKASRGRPESDYISEKIPTLTKNQATYQGKPKNIVIILEESFGAQFVGTLGGKPLSPEFDKLAKEGWLFENLYATGTRSVRGIEATTAGFTPTPARAVVKLNNSQSGFFTIADLLAKQGYNTSFIYGGEKHFDNMASFFYGNGFQTIIDQKDYQNPKFTATWGVSDEDLFDKANETFTQLQNEGKPFFSLVFSSSNHDPFEFPDGKIELYEQPKATRNNSAKYADYAIGYFFELAKQSNYWKDTVFLVIADHDSRAAGASLVPIKHFHIPALILGDHVEPRRDSRLVSQIDMPTTLLSIAGVSGNYPMIGFDLTQDVNPNRAFMQFDQTQALMKGNHDVVIQTPNSKAKGYMYDKEKDTLTEKEVPEEMKKEALAHALLGSYLYKNRLYKGSEEK
- a CDS encoding DUF1919 domain-containing protein, whose product is MSLFSKFRSAINKLQRKAINQTYQKRLTNQGMSVISANCVGAFILHDLNQPFNSPFVNLYLDPSDFVRYLQNIEFYQAQPLQFIQTEKPYPVGLLDDLKVHFMHYHSEQEAKEKWEARSQRLDFDNLFIMMTDKDGGKGAKYEALQAFDNLPYPNKVVFTHKPYPELKSAFYIKGFENENEVGDLFTFSGWNGEKYYDQFDYVSWFNQK
- a CDS encoding Bcr/CflA family multidrug efflux MFS transporter translates to MSQNIKPTFIFIATLGILSMLPPLGVDMYIPSFLNIAEDLNINSEQVQHTLTFFAYGMAAGQLFWGPFGDSFGRKPIILLGVIIGAITAIILTGIHSIGSFTALRFVQGFFGAAPVVLSGALLRDLFSKDQLSRIMSTITLVFMIAPLVAPIIGGYIVKYFHWHMIFYVIGIMGFLAALLVFFIIPETHKKENRIPLRLNIIARNFMTLSKQKEVLGYMAAASFGFGGLFAFVTAGSIVYIGIYGIPVDQFGYFFMINIAIMTAASYLNGKFVLKLGAETMLQIGIAVQFISGIWLFLTALFDFGFWSMAIGVAFFVGQNPLISSNATASILEKFPTMAGTANSLMGSVRFGVGAVMGSLVASFKMETAAPMLYTMTACVVISALSYYFLTYRNER
- a CDS encoding malic enzyme-like NAD(P)-binding protein, yielding MSEQLRQAALDFHEFPIPGKIAVTPTKSLETQHDLALAYSPGVAEPCLEIEKDPSAASRYTARANLVAVISNGTAVLGLGNIGALASKPVMEGKGVLFKKFAGINVFDIEINEHDPDKLIDIIASLEPTFGGINLEDIKAPECFHIEKALRERMGIPVFHDDQHGTAIIVGAAALNGLEIIGKNIADVRLVVNGAGASAIACTNLLRALGFKKENITMCDSKGVIFKGRGDNMDETKEFYAIEDNGWRTLADAVNGADVFLGCSKAGALKPEMVKTMAENPLILALANPTPEITPDEAKAVRPDAIVCTGRSDFPNQVNNVLCFPFLFRGALDVGATEINEEMKLAASHAIAGLAKEPVPLEIIASYGALSFGPDYVIPTPFDPRLLFTVSSAVAKKAMETGVATRPITDWAAYEKQLKALVAA
- the rsuA gene encoding 16S rRNA pseudouridine(516) synthase RsuA, which codes for MRLDKFIAENTGLTRSQATKVIRQSAVKINGEIVKNGATKVSQEDEIYFEDELLTWVEEGQYFMLHKPQGYVCSHDDGDYPTIYQFFEQPLSGKLHSAGRLDVDTTGLVLLTDDGQWSHRITSPKHQCEKTYLVTLADPVENHYASACEEGILLRGEKEPTKPAKLDVLDDYNVNLTISEGRYHQVKRMFAALGNKVVALHRWRIGNVELDESLEEGEFRPLTQEEIDNLVK